From one Streptomyces spiramyceticus genomic stretch:
- a CDS encoding ROK family transcriptional regulator, whose translation MNRTSTGTGVNLPALRSHNAALMLDLLRTAGEGGISRLELAERTGLTPQAVSKITARLRAEGLVAEAGRRASTGGKPRTVLRLVPDAGYAVGLHLDRDELTAVLVDLAGATVAVRSAPLDFGAGAEAVVAAAEREVGVLGPVPGGRVLGVGVAAPGPLDHRRGVLHRVTGFPQWDGFALRDVLGARLGLPVVVDKDTNAAALGLALRARPSGGSFAYLHLGTGLGAGLVLGGALYRGARTGAGEFGHQTLQLDGPACDCGGRGCIEALCLAAVARGDIAEAARVLGAGAANLVGLLDIDRVLLGGRVVAAHEEVFVRGVGEMLGELARREGGAAAVPVAVAGGGHGYGVAEGAAQLVLAPVFGHADVAFPG comes from the coding sequence GTGAACAGGACCAGTACTGGTACGGGCGTAAACCTGCCGGCGCTGCGCAGCCACAACGCGGCGCTGATGCTCGACCTACTGCGCACGGCGGGCGAGGGCGGCATCAGCCGTCTTGAGCTCGCCGAACGCACGGGGCTCACGCCCCAGGCCGTCAGCAAGATCACCGCCCGGCTGCGGGCGGAGGGGCTGGTGGCGGAGGCGGGCCGACGCGCCTCGACGGGCGGCAAGCCGCGGACCGTACTGCGGCTGGTGCCGGATGCGGGGTACGCGGTCGGGCTGCACCTGGACCGCGATGAGCTGACGGCGGTTCTGGTGGACCTGGCCGGGGCGACGGTGGCTGTGCGGAGCGCGCCGCTGGACTTCGGGGCGGGGGCGGAGGCGGTGGTCGCGGCGGCGGAACGGGAGGTCGGGGTGCTGGGGCCCGTGCCTGGTGGGCGGGTGCTCGGGGTCGGGGTGGCCGCGCCCGGGCCGTTGGACCACCGGCGCGGGGTGTTGCATCGCGTCACCGGGTTTCCGCAGTGGGACGGGTTCGCGTTGCGGGACGTACTCGGTGCGCGGCTCGGGCTGCCGGTCGTCGTCGACAAGGACACCAACGCCGCCGCCCTCGGGCTCGCCCTGCGGGCCCGGCCCTCCGGCGGGTCCTTCGCGTACCTCCATCTCGGTACCGGGCTCGGCGCCGGTCTCGTACTCGGTGGTGCGCTCTATCGCGGGGCGCGGACCGGGGCCGGGGAATTCGGGCACCAGACATTGCAGTTGGACGGCCCCGCCTGCGACTGCGGCGGTCGCGGCTGCATCGAGGCGCTGTGCCTCGCCGCCGTCGCCCGCGGCGACATCGCCGAGGCCGCACGGGTCCTCGGCGCCGGGGCCGCCAATCTCGTCGGCCTGCTCGACATCGACCGCGTACTGCTCGGCGGTCGTGTCGTCGCCGCCCATGAAGAGGTCTTCGTACGAGGTGTGGGCGAGATGCTCGGTGAACTCGCGCGGCGCGAGGGCGGTGCGGCCGCTGTGCCGGTCGCCGTTGCGGGGGGAGGGCACGGATACGGAGTCGCGGAGGGCGCCGCGCAGTTGGTGCTCGCGCCGGTCTTCGGGCATGCGGATGTGGCGTTCCCCGGGTGA
- a CDS encoding Gfo/Idh/MocA family oxidoreductase, with the protein MTGTGIAHGTDTRAPLRVGLVGYGLAGSVFHAPLIATTEGLALDTVVTSNPERQEQARAEFPDVRLAASPDELWERADELDLVVIASPNKTHVPIAAAALEAGLPVVVDKPIAGTAAEARELAALADERGLLLSVFQNRRWDNDFLTLQQLIAAGELGDVQRFESRFERWRPQTKGGWRESGDPAEIGGLLFDLGSHVVDQALVLFGPAAQVYAESDVRRPGAEADDDTFIAITHTNGVRSHLYVSATTAQLGPRFRVLGSRAGFVKYGLDPQESALREGRRPAADESWGEEPESAWGHVGAGESPLTGGGTPVRTLPGNYPAYYAAIATALRDGTAPPVTAEQAAAALDVLEAARRSAREGITVGMIPV; encoded by the coding sequence ATGACTGGCACCGGCATCGCCCATGGCACCGACACCCGCGCCCCGCTGCGCGTAGGACTCGTGGGCTACGGCCTCGCGGGCTCCGTCTTCCACGCCCCGCTCATCGCCACCACCGAGGGCCTCGCCCTCGACACGGTCGTCACCTCGAACCCGGAGCGGCAGGAGCAGGCCCGCGCCGAGTTCCCCGACGTCCGCCTCGCGGCCTCGCCCGACGAGCTGTGGGAGCGCGCGGACGAGCTCGACCTCGTCGTGATCGCCTCGCCCAACAAGACCCACGTCCCGATCGCGGCCGCCGCCCTCGAAGCGGGCCTGCCGGTCGTCGTGGACAAGCCGATCGCCGGCACCGCCGCCGAGGCGCGCGAGCTGGCCGCCCTCGCCGACGAGCGCGGCCTGCTGCTCTCCGTCTTCCAGAACCGCCGCTGGGACAACGACTTCCTCACCCTCCAGCAGCTGATCGCGGCCGGCGAGCTCGGCGACGTACAGCGCTTCGAGTCCCGTTTCGAGCGGTGGCGGCCGCAGACCAAGGGCGGCTGGCGCGAGTCGGGCGACCCGGCGGAGATCGGCGGGCTGCTGTTCGACCTGGGCAGCCACGTCGTCGACCAGGCACTGGTCCTCTTCGGCCCGGCGGCCCAGGTGTACGCCGAGTCCGACGTACGCCGCCCCGGCGCCGAGGCAGACGACGACACGTTCATCGCGATCACGCACACGAACGGCGTCCGCTCCCACCTCTATGTGAGCGCAACCACCGCCCAGCTCGGCCCGCGCTTTCGCGTGCTCGGCTCGCGCGCGGGCTTCGTGAAGTACGGCCTGGACCCGCAGGAGTCGGCCCTTCGCGAGGGCAGGCGCCCTGCGGCGGACGAGAGCTGGGGCGAGGAACCGGAGTCGGCCTGGGGCCACGTCGGCGCGGGCGAGTCCCCGCTGACCGGCGGCGGCACCCCGGTCCGTACGCTGCCGGGCAACTATCCGGCGTACTACGCGGCGATCGCCACCGCCCTGCGCGACGGCACCGCACCCCCGGTCACCGCCGAACAGGCGGCAGCGGCCCTGGACGTACTGGAGGCGGCGCGGCGCTCGGCCCGCGAGGGCATCACGGTGGGGATGATCCCCGTATGA
- a CDS encoding heme-degrading domain-containing protein has translation MSHTSHTSHKSPGNPVSPTIAELVAQERRLTLPRFTHEDAWALGSVLVELATERNAPVAIDIRRGAQQLFHCALPGSSADNDAWIDRKRRVVERYAESSYLVGTRFRAKGTTFEDSSRLDPDVYAAHGGAFPIAVEGAGVIGTVTVSGLPQAEDHALVVEALERFTQ, from the coding sequence ATGAGCCACACAAGTCACACAAGCCACAAGAGTCCCGGGAACCCTGTGAGCCCCACGATCGCCGAGCTGGTCGCCCAGGAACGCCGCCTGACGCTCCCCCGCTTCACCCACGAGGACGCCTGGGCACTGGGCAGCGTGCTCGTCGAGCTGGCGACCGAGCGCAATGCCCCGGTCGCCATCGACATCCGACGGGGCGCGCAACAGCTCTTCCACTGCGCCCTGCCGGGGTCGAGCGCCGACAACGACGCGTGGATCGACCGGAAGCGGCGGGTGGTCGAGCGGTACGCGGAGAGCTCGTACCTGGTCGGCACGCGCTTCCGCGCCAAGGGCACGACGTTCGAGGACTCCTCGCGCCTGGACCCGGATGTGTACGCGGCGCACGGCGGGGCGTTCCCGATCGCGGTGGAGGGAGCGGGCGTAATCGGCACGGTCACGGTCTCCGGCCTGCCCCAGGCGGAAGATCACGCACTGGTGGTCGAGGCGCTGGAACGCTTCACGCAGTAG
- a CDS encoding fumarylacetoacetate hydrolase family protein: protein MKLLRVGTAGAERPALLDQDGTLRDLSGLVPDIDGDLLADEAALGRVRAAAAAGELPVIDGGADRVGPPLARIGKIVCIGLNYHDHAAETGAAIPAEPIIFFKAPDTVVGPDDTVLVPRGSTKTDWEVELAVVIGRTARYLDSADEGLAHVAGYAVAHDVSEREFQIERGGTWDKGKNCETFNPLGPWLVTADEVPDPQALGLKLWVNGELKQNGTTADQIFSVGEVVRYVSQFMTLYPGDVINTGTPAGVAMGQPEPKPYLRSGDVVELEVEGLGRQRQELKDA from the coding sequence ATGAAGCTGCTGCGTGTGGGGACGGCGGGAGCCGAACGTCCGGCACTGCTCGACCAGGACGGGACGCTCAGGGATCTGTCGGGCCTCGTCCCGGACATCGACGGGGACCTGCTTGCCGACGAGGCCGCCCTCGGTCGGGTACGGGCGGCTGCCGCCGCCGGTGAACTGCCGGTGATCGACGGGGGCGCGGACCGGGTCGGGCCGCCGCTCGCTCGTATCGGGAAAATCGTGTGTATCGGGCTGAACTACCACGACCACGCGGCCGAGACGGGCGCGGCGATTCCGGCCGAGCCCATCATCTTCTTCAAGGCCCCGGACACGGTCGTCGGCCCCGACGACACCGTTCTCGTACCGCGCGGCAGCACCAAGACCGACTGGGAAGTCGAGCTTGCCGTCGTCATCGGGCGCACCGCCCGCTACCTGGACTCGGCGGACGAGGGCCTCGCGCATGTCGCGGGGTACGCGGTCGCGCACGACGTTTCCGAGCGCGAGTTCCAGATCGAGCGCGGCGGCACGTGGGACAAGGGCAAGAACTGCGAGACGTTCAACCCGCTGGGTCCATGGCTCGTGACTGCGGACGAGGTGCCGGACCCGCAGGCGCTGGGTCTGAAACTCTGGGTCAACGGCGAGCTGAAGCAGAACGGCACCACCGCGGATCAGATCTTCTCGGTCGGTGAAGTGGTGCGGTACGTCAGCCAGTTCATGACGCTGTACCCGGGTGACGTGATCAACACGGGTACGCCGGCGGGGGTTGCCATGGGGCAGCCTGAGCCGAAGCCGTATCTGCGGTCGGGCGATGTGGTGGAGCTTGAGGTTGAGGGACTGGGGCGGCAGCGGCAGGAGCTGAAGGACGCGTAG
- a CDS encoding YidC/Oxa1 family membrane protein insertase, with translation MSVFASLVADLADLLEPFFHTAAMAAAIVLFTACVRLAIHPLSRAAARGQKARTKLAPQIAELRKKHGKNPERLQKAILELHAAEKVSPLSGCLPSLFQLPAFFLMYHLFSSQQIGGESNELLGHVLFASPLGDRWTDALADGGAFGSQGLVYVALFAVVAAVATFNFRRTKQQMAGVSVAQLPGAGAGGAEGAMGAMAKVMPWMSFATLITVAVVPLAAALYVVTSTTWSAVERAVLYRDVPVSGDAVATAA, from the coding sequence ATGTCCGTTTTCGCCAGCCTGGTCGCCGACCTCGCGGACCTGCTCGAACCGTTCTTCCACACTGCGGCCATGGCAGCCGCGATCGTCCTCTTCACCGCGTGCGTACGACTCGCCATCCACCCCCTGTCGCGGGCGGCGGCCCGGGGACAGAAAGCCCGCACCAAGCTCGCGCCGCAGATCGCCGAGCTGCGCAAGAAGCACGGCAAGAACCCGGAGCGCCTCCAGAAGGCGATCTTGGAGCTGCATGCGGCGGAGAAGGTCTCGCCGCTGTCCGGCTGCCTGCCCAGCCTCTTCCAGCTGCCCGCGTTCTTCCTCATGTACCACCTTTTTTCCAGCCAGCAGATCGGAGGGGAATCGAATGAGCTTCTCGGGCATGTGCTCTTCGCCAGCCCGCTCGGCGACCGCTGGACCGACGCGCTCGCGGACGGCGGGGCCTTCGGGTCGCAGGGACTGGTGTACGTCGCGTTGTTCGCGGTCGTGGCGGCGGTGGCCACGTTCAATTTCCGGCGTACCAAGCAACAGATGGCCGGCGTGTCCGTGGCGCAGCTGCCCGGTGCCGGCGCGGGAGGGGCGGAGGGAGCCATGGGGGCGATGGCCAAGGTGATGCCGTGGATGTCCTTCGCGACGCTCATCACGGTGGCCGTCGTGCCGCTGGCCGCCGCGTTGTACGTCGTCACCAGCACCACCTGGAGCGCGGTTGAGCGGGCCGTCCTTTACCGGGACGTTCCGGTCAGCGGTGACGCGGTTGCTACTGCCGCGTAA
- a CDS encoding DUF6412 domain-containing protein translates to MISYSARLVRTVGLALFLLSEVLLIDNGSFSAAVAVAATAAAGSALAVCAVISARSVPAVPRTRVRTAIRDREQRTAFLPQRDPDARGRTRPRAPGRRLTTTIA, encoded by the coding sequence ATGATCAGTTACTCGGCGCGGCTCGTGCGCACTGTCGGTCTTGCGCTCTTCCTCCTTAGCGAAGTCCTCCTCATCGACAACGGCAGCTTCTCCGCCGCCGTCGCGGTCGCCGCAACCGCCGCCGCCGGTTCCGCGCTCGCCGTCTGTGCGGTCATATCCGCGCGCTCCGTCCCCGCCGTGCCGCGCACCCGGGTTCGTACAGCGATACGTGACCGTGAGCAGCGCACCGCGTTTCTGCCCCAGCGAGATCCCGATGCGCGTGGGCGTACGAGGCCCCGAGCGCCGGGTCGTCGTCTGACGACGACCATCGCGTAG
- a CDS encoding erythromycin esterase family protein, whose protein sequence is MTTNKPATHQRTGTLDRRSLLRTAAITVATTTTATTTATTATATATASTHATPTPLEALSRHARPLTDLNHLSRMIGGARVVGLGEASHSAHEFFTLKHRVFGHLVATKGFTTFALEASWSAGLRLDDYVVHGTGDPEQIMSEEFQGQYMFWDTEEYLDLIRWMRHYNTAHPTKPKLRFIGNDLGYPGREVFDRVAAYLTTYRPDLATRITALHADLKPGVGTQAGEWMQRQLTKDLTLRRADADRARRALTLLREQGHPKNQNHRTERAYAETLQHATAIAQSFTAYAFPGEQFPERMRYRDKAMAANTAWWLDHTNDGGKILLASNNGHVAYTSDNPAEFPEPTGAHLRKRLGRRYVSIGLTFNQGTINALPDYTAQHPKTYEVPPAPAGHNEHILDQIRPGDHADYALDLRTAPPAARDWLATPRPTRSYGLYWSPDAPETALISSYDILIHLHETEAAHLR, encoded by the coding sequence ATGACGACGAACAAGCCCGCAACTCACCAGCGAACCGGCACCCTTGACCGCCGCAGCCTGCTACGAACAGCCGCAATCACGGTCGCGACAACGACAACGGCAACAACAACCGCAACAACGGCGACCGCAACCGCAACCGCAAGCACGCACGCCACTCCCACCCCACTGGAAGCCCTGAGCCGCCACGCCCGCCCCCTGACCGACCTGAACCACCTCAGCCGCATGATCGGAGGTGCCCGCGTAGTAGGGCTGGGCGAGGCCAGCCACAGCGCCCACGAGTTCTTCACCCTCAAGCACCGCGTCTTCGGGCATCTCGTCGCGACCAAGGGCTTCACCACCTTCGCCCTCGAAGCGAGCTGGAGCGCCGGGCTGCGCCTCGACGACTACGTGGTGCACGGCACCGGCGACCCGGAGCAGATCATGAGCGAGGAATTCCAGGGCCAGTACATGTTCTGGGACACCGAGGAGTACCTGGACCTGATCCGCTGGATGCGCCACTACAACACCGCCCACCCCACCAAGCCAAAGCTCCGCTTCATCGGCAACGACCTCGGCTACCCCGGCCGGGAAGTCTTCGACCGCGTAGCCGCCTACCTCACGACCTACCGCCCCGATCTGGCCACCCGTATCACCGCACTGCACGCGGACCTGAAGCCCGGCGTCGGCACCCAGGCCGGCGAGTGGATGCAGCGGCAGCTGACGAAGGACCTCACGCTGCGCCGGGCCGACGCCGACCGGGCCCGGCGAGCCCTCACCCTGCTGCGCGAGCAGGGCCACCCGAAGAACCAGAACCACCGCACGGAACGGGCATACGCCGAGACGCTCCAACACGCCACCGCGATTGCGCAGAGCTTCACCGCCTACGCGTTCCCCGGCGAACAGTTCCCGGAGCGAATGCGCTACCGCGACAAGGCGATGGCGGCCAACACCGCATGGTGGCTCGACCACACCAACGACGGCGGCAAGATCCTGCTCGCCTCCAACAACGGCCACGTCGCGTACACCAGCGACAACCCGGCGGAGTTCCCCGAGCCGACCGGCGCGCACCTGCGCAAGCGACTGGGCAGGCGCTACGTCAGCATCGGCCTGACCTTCAACCAGGGCACCATAAACGCACTCCCCGACTACACCGCACAGCACCCGAAGACGTACGAAGTACCACCCGCGCCGGCAGGCCACAACGAACACATCCTCGACCAGATCCGCCCCGGCGACCACGCCGACTACGCCCTCGACCTGCGCACAGCACCACCAGCGGCCCGCGACTGGCTGGCGACACCGCGCCCCACCCGCTCGTACGGCCTGTACTGGTCACCCGACGCCCCGGAAACGGCCCTGATCAGCTCCTACGACATCCTCATCCACCTGCACGAGACAGAGGCAGCCCACCTGCGCTGA
- a CDS encoding class E sortase: MREREQRRIPVVVQRTSRGRAAAARGLWAGAEVAVTFGVVVLLLVVHQLWWTNRQARDGAERKVQALEREWAVRAGEVGDVGGDLPDAPVVPDASPTPEAAGESHRAASPRRVTPKPGPPRWDQAYAILRIPRLGVTAPVAQGVSKGGVLDKGYVGHYPQTAQPGRAGNFALAGHRNTHGEPFRYINRLRRGDEVRVETRDAVYTYVVDKGLAQTSARDGGVIAKVPRSNVRTGVGYSEAGYYLTLTTCTPEYTSKYRLVVWGKLASMRPR, from the coding sequence GTGCGGGAGCGGGAGCAGAGACGGATTCCGGTTGTGGTGCAGCGCACCTCCAGGGGGCGTGCGGCTGCGGCGCGTGGGCTGTGGGCGGGCGCCGAGGTCGCGGTGACGTTCGGAGTCGTCGTCCTGCTTCTCGTCGTACACCAGCTGTGGTGGACCAACCGCCAGGCCCGCGACGGTGCCGAGCGCAAGGTGCAGGCGCTGGAGCGGGAGTGGGCGGTGAGGGCGGGGGAAGTGGGTGACGTGGGTGGTGACTTGCCTGATGCGCCCGTTGTGCCGGATGCCAGTCCTACGCCTGAGGCCGCCGGTGAGAGTCATCGGGCGGCCTCCCCGCGTCGTGTCACGCCCAAGCCCGGGCCTCCCCGCTGGGATCAGGCCTACGCCATCCTCCGCATCCCCCGCCTCGGCGTGACCGCGCCCGTCGCGCAGGGCGTCAGCAAGGGCGGCGTACTCGACAAGGGGTACGTCGGGCACTACCCGCAGACCGCGCAGCCGGGCCGGGCCGGGAACTTTGCGCTCGCCGGGCATCGCAATACGCACGGGGAGCCCTTCCGCTACATCAACCGGCTGCGCCGCGGGGACGAGGTCAGGGTCGAGACGCGGGACGCCGTTTATACGTACGTCGTCGACAAGGGGCTTGCGCAGACTTCGGCGCGTGACGGCGGGGTGATCGCGAAGGTTCCGCGGAGCAATGTCCGTACGGGGGTTGGGTACAGCGAGGCCGGTTATTACCTGACGCTTACTACCTGCACGCCCGAGTACACGTCCAAGTACCGGCTGGTGGTGTGGGGGAAGCTGGCATCCATGAGGCCGCGGTAG
- a CDS encoding SEC-C domain-containing protein, whose product MRSDTPADHADHTAEADRLLRTAAQYPEDQEPLYLQAAAHLELSGDRARAATLYDHLLAASPENPALVKALKAANLWEYGHEAEARAIIDGIRATAPREAAPWEIIAEALEAHDELQASHDCFTKALTLLVDPAEEVPYAAQSLLIGRHRVGRLLGLPHDEWDTLADLVHAGTIPLDELHDPKRLWALGSDNPAELKAEIARLHAELGSYRTALSRPFPVAMLHWPEQELTELLAAYPSLTTEYPSHAAHLAAIESSLRDLSSTGTQNLGIVTATVPSYEAFAASEGGSPTDASLLPQYATTLAARGLAVPWPPARNAPCWCGSSLLYRNCHGAPTLQ is encoded by the coding sequence ATGCGCTCCGATACGCCTGCCGATCACGCCGACCACACCGCCGAAGCCGATCGACTGCTGCGCACCGCGGCGCAGTACCCCGAAGACCAGGAACCCCTGTACCTCCAGGCCGCGGCCCACCTGGAGCTGTCCGGCGACCGAGCCCGGGCAGCGACCCTGTACGACCACCTGCTGGCCGCGTCCCCCGAGAACCCCGCCCTCGTAAAGGCCCTGAAGGCCGCGAACCTGTGGGAGTACGGCCACGAGGCCGAGGCCCGCGCGATCATCGACGGCATCCGCGCCACGGCCCCGCGCGAGGCGGCGCCGTGGGAGATCATCGCGGAGGCACTGGAGGCCCACGACGAGCTCCAGGCGTCGCACGACTGCTTCACGAAGGCACTGACCCTCCTGGTCGACCCCGCGGAAGAGGTCCCGTACGCCGCCCAGTCACTCCTCATCGGCCGCCACCGCGTAGGCCGCCTCCTGGGCCTGCCGCACGACGAGTGGGACACCCTGGCCGACCTCGTCCACGCCGGCACCATCCCCCTGGACGAACTCCACGACCCGAAGCGCCTGTGGGCGCTGGGCTCGGACAACCCGGCGGAACTGAAGGCGGAAATCGCCCGCCTGCACGCCGAGTTGGGCTCCTACCGCACGGCGCTCTCCCGCCCGTTCCCGGTAGCGATGCTGCACTGGCCGGAGCAGGAACTGACCGAACTCCTGGCGGCGTACCCGTCCCTGACGACGGAATACCCCTCCCACGCAGCGCACTTGGCGGCGATCGAGTCATCCCTACGAGACCTGTCCTCCACAGGCACACAAAACCTGGGCATCGTCACGGCCACGGTCCCCTCCTACGAGGCCTTCGCAGCCTCGGAGGGCGGCTCCCCCACAGACGCCTCACTCCTCCCCCAATACGCCACAACCCTGGCAGCCCGAGGCCTGGCCGTCCCTTGGCCTCCGGCCCGCAATGCGCCTTGCTGGTGCGGCTCGTCACTCCTGTACCGCAACTGCCACGGCGCCCCGACGCTGCAATGA